GAAGAAACCGGTGCAATCGGCGGGAGCGCGGTGGGAGAGCAGAACAGCGTGGGCGGGATGACAGGAATTTGAAATTTGTAATTTGAAATTTGGCCACGACAGTTCGGTTTACGACGATTTGTTCACGAACAGCAAACACTCAATAAATTACGAATTACAAATCGCAAATTACCAATTGAGATGGGTCATGCCGTTTGCTGCGATTTACATTCCGGATTTTCCCGTGGAGGCGATCCTGCGCGCCGAACCGGAGCTGCGCGAGCGGGCAGTCGCAGTAGTGGAGGGCACGCCGCCGCTGGTGCGGGTGGCGGCAGTCAATGAGCGGGCGGCGCAGGCGGGAGTGGAGCCGGGAATGACCAAGCTGCAGGCGGAAGAAAGGCTTGCCGCGTTGGATAGCAAGGCAAGCGGCGATTCGAAGTTGCGCAAGAAAAAAGAGGAAGCATCTGCGCTCGCGGGCGAGGGCAGTCCCGGTTTTCGCCCACGCGAGGGCGTCCTTCGACAAGCTCAGGACAGGCTGGGTGCCACACCCACCGGCACGGTGCGGCAGCGGTCGGCGGAACGGGAGGCGGCGGCGCATGCGGCGTTGCTGGACTGCGCTTGCGGATTTTCGCCGCGAGTGGAAGACACGGCGTCCGACACGGTGGTGCTCGACCTGGCGGGCCTGGAGCGGATTTTCGGTGTCCCGGCAAAGATCGCGCGCGACCTGGCTCGGCGCTGCTCCGAGATGGGGTTGGAGACGAATGTGGCGGTGGCGTCGAATGCGGACACGGCGGTGCTGGCCTGCCGCGGGCTGGCGGGCGTGACGGTGATCACGGAAGGCAAGGAGGCGGAGAGGCTGGGAGAGCTGGGAATCGAGATCCTGGTGACGTCGAATGAGGAACACGGGCTCGGGGGCGAGCGCGCGCCAACGTCGGTCGAAATTCTGGAAACGCTGGAGAGGTGGGGAGTGCGCAACCTGCGGGCACTGGCGGCGCTGCCGGAGGTCGCGCTGGCGGAACGCCTGGGGCAGGAAGGCCTGCAGTTGCAGAAGCTGGCACGCGGCGAAACGCAGCGCGCGCTGGTGATCGCCGAGCCGCCGCTGGTGTTTGAAGAGGCGGCGGAGCTGGAGTACCCGGTGGACCTGCTGGAGCCGCTCGCATTCCTGTTGAACCGGATGCTGGAGCAGTTGTGCGCGCGGCTGTCGGCGCGGGCGCTGGCGACGAACGAGATCCGACTTCGCATGAACTTGGAATGGGAGCGGGATTGTCGAATTGACGAATTGCCGAATTGCGGAATTGAAAACGAAAGCGATTCCACAATTCGTAAATCCGACAATTCGTCAATGGTTGAGCGCACGTTGCGCCTGCCGGTGCCGATGCTGGATGCGAAAGTGTTCCTGAAACTCATGCAACTGGACCTGCAAGCGCATCCGCCGCAAGCGCCGGTGATGAAGGTCTGGTTGCGAGCGGAGCCGGCAGAGCCACGGAGGGCGCAGAGCGGGCTGTTCGTGCCGCAGGCGCCGGAGGCGGAGAAACTTGAAGTCACGATGGCAAGGATCAGGAAAGTAGTCGGCGAGGGAAAAGAGCAAAACCCTTGCCGATTGCCGATGGACGATCGCCGATTGTCCAACCGCCCTGAACAAAATCGAGAATTGACAATGGACAATCAGCAATGCGGTTCAGAAACACGGGTTGGGTCGGCGGAGATTTTGGATACACATCGGGTGGACGGATGGCGCATGAAACCATTTGCCGCGGGCGACGTGCGCGCGAACCGCACACGCGAAGGCGCGTATGCCACAACCGCTTCTCCGATGACCGCGCTCCGCCTCTTTCGGCCGGCGCTGGCGGCGGTGGTGACGATGAAAGACGGGCAACCGGCCCATGTCGCCTCACCGGAGCGGCCGGCGATGCGTGGCGAAGTGGTGTGGTGTGCGGGACCGTGGCGATCCTCCGGCGAGTGGTGGACGGAGCAGGCGTGGTCGCGGCAGGAGTGGGATGTGGCGGTGCGCAACGAGGCGGGAGTTGCGGTGTACCGGATTTATCACGATGAGGTGGAGGGGAAGTGGCGGGTGGAGGGAAGCTATGACTGAAGTGAAATTTGAGATTTGAAATCTGAGAATTTGAAATTTGCAGCGAGCGTGTTTTGTCGTTCAATTTCCAATTCTCAAATTTCCAATTTCAAATTCCCCGAATGTACGTAGAACTTCATTCCGCGTCGGCATTCAGTTTCCTGGAGGGCGCCAGCGTCCCCGAGGAATTGGCGGCGGTGTGCGCGGAGCAGGGCATGGGAGCGATGGCGGTAGTGGACCGCGATGGCGTGTACGGCGCGCCGCGATTCCACCTGGCAATGAAGAAAGCGGGACTGAAGGCGCATATCGGAGCAGAAGTTACGTTTCACGTTTCAAGTTTCACGTTTCCAGATGGGCGGCGGCGACTCGGGTCACCGGCCCGAGCCACACGTGAAACGCGAAACGTGAGACCTGAACCCTGCGTGGTGCCTGTTCTGGTTGCCAACCGCGAGGGCTATCAGAATCTATGCCGGCTGGTGACACGGATGAAGGCGCGCGGGCCGAAGGACGCGCCGGCGGAGGCGACGGCGGCGACGGAAGCCGATCTGCAGGAACATGCGCGCGGGCTGATTTGCCTGACCGGGGGCGACGATGGTCCGCTGGCGGAGGCGCTGCGGCGTGGCGGGATGGAAGAAGGGAAGCGCGAAGTCGAGCGGCTGGCGCGCATCTTCGGGCGGGAAAATGTTTATGTCGAATTGCAGCGGCATTTTTTGCGGGACGAAGAAGCGCGCAACATCTTCGCCGTGCAGGTGGCACGCGAGCTGGGGCTGCCGATCGTCGCCAGCAACGGCGTGCGGCATGCGAAACCGGAGGAGCGGCAGATCCTCGATGCCTTTACCTGCCTGAAGCATTACCGGACTCTGGCCACGGCAGGACGGTTGCTGGCGCGCAACAGCGAGCGGCATGTGAAGTCGCCGGCGGAGATGGAAAAGCTGTTCGCGGATCTGCCGGAAGCGATTGCCGCGACGAATGAAGTTTCCGCGCGGCTCCAGTTCACGCTCGCCGACCTGGGCTACGAATTTCCGCGCTACCCGGTGGAGGAGGGCGAGACGATGATGTCGTTCCTGCGGCAGCGCACGCAGGAAGGGTTCCAGGAGCGATACGGGCGGGCGGCGCGCGACATGCGGGCGCGGGCGCGGCGGCAGGTGGAGCGCGAACTGGCGCTGATCGAAAAGCTGAAGCTCGAGGGCTATTTCCTGATCGTGTGGGACATCGTGCGCTTTTGTCGCGAGCAGGGAATCCTGGTCCAGGGACGCGGCTCGGCGGCCAACAGCGCGGTTTGCTACTCGCTGGGAATCACCGCCGTCGATCCGGTCGGCATGGACCTGCTGTTTGAGCGCTTCCTCAGCGAAGAACGCGGCGAGTGGCCGGACATCGATCTCGACCTGCCTTCCGGCGAGCAGCGCGAGCGCGCCATTCAATACGTTTACCGGCGATACGGCGAGCGCGGAGCGGCGATGACGGCCAACGTGATCACCTATCGCGGGCGCATGGCCGCGCGCGAGATGGGCAAGGTGCTGGGCTTCGATGAAGACACTATCGGGCGGCTGTCATCGCTGGTCGGGACCTGGGAGTACAAGGACCCGGACGAAACCCTGGAGAAGCAGTTCCGCTATGCCGGGTTCGACTTGCGACATCCACGCATGCGTAAATTCCTGGAGCTGTGCCTCGCGGTGCAGGATTTGCCGCGGCACCTGGGGCAGCACTCCGGCGGCATGGTGATCTGCCAGGGACAACTTGATTCGGTGGTGCCGCTGGAGCCCGCCTCCATGCCCGGGCGCGTGGTGGTGCAGTGGGACAAGGAAGATTGCGCCGACCTGGGCATCATCAAGGTGGATCTGCTGGGGCTGGGAATGATGGCGGTGCTGGAGGACTCCATCCAGCTCATCCGCGATCATTACGGCGAAGAAGTGGACCTGGCGCACCTGCCCGCCGATGATCCGGCGGTGTACGCCGCGCTGCAGAAAGCCGACACCGTCGGCATGTTCCAGATCGAGAGCCGGGCGCAGATGTCGTGCCTGCCGCGGCTGCGCCCGCAGAAGTTTTACGACATCGTGGTGCAGGTGGCCATCATCCGCCCGGGCCCGATTGTCGGCAAAATGGTGAACCCATTTCTGGAACGCCGCCAGGGCCGGCAGCAAGTAACCTACCCACACCGGTCGCTGGAGCCGGTGCTGTCGCGGACCTTGGGCGTGCCGTTGTTCCAGGAACAATTGCTGCGCATGGCGATGATCACCGCCGGCTTCAGCGGGGGCGAGGCGGAAGAGCTGCGGCGGGCCATGGGCTTCAAGCGCTCGGAAAAACGGATGCGCGATATCGAGGTCAAGCTGCGCGCGGGCATGGCGCGCAACGGCATCGCGCCCGGCGCGCAGGAACAGATCATTGATTCCATCACCTCGTTCGCACTGTACGGATTTCCCGAGTCGCACTCGGCCAGCTTCGCGTTGCTGGCGTATGCGAGCGCCTACCTCAAGACGCATTACCTGGCGGCGTTCACCGCGGCGCTGCTCAACAACCAGCCGATGGGTTTCTATCACCCGTCCACGGTAGTCAAGGATGCGCAGCGGCACGGGCTGAGGTTTCTGCCGGTGGATGTAACGAAATCGGATTGGCTGTGCGCGGTGGAAGAAGAGGCTTC
This is a stretch of genomic DNA from Terriglobales bacterium. It encodes these proteins:
- a CDS encoding DNA polymerase Y family protein; the encoded protein is MPFAAIYIPDFPVEAILRAEPELRERAVAVVEGTPPLVRVAAVNERAAQAGVEPGMTKLQAEERLAALDSKASGDSKLRKKKEEASALAGEGSPGFRPREGVLRQAQDRLGATPTGTVRQRSAEREAAAHAALLDCACGFSPRVEDTASDTVVLDLAGLERIFGVPAKIARDLARRCSEMGLETNVAVASNADTAVLACRGLAGVTVITEGKEAERLGELGIEILVTSNEEHGLGGERAPTSVEILETLERWGVRNLRALAALPEVALAERLGQEGLQLQKLARGETQRALVIAEPPLVFEEAAELEYPVDLLEPLAFLLNRMLEQLCARLSARALATNEIRLRMNLEWERDCRIDELPNCGIENESDSTIRKSDNSSMVERTLRLPVPMLDAKVFLKLMQLDLQAHPPQAPVMKVWLRAEPAEPRRAQSGLFVPQAPEAEKLEVTMARIRKVVGEGKEQNPCRLPMDDRRLSNRPEQNRELTMDNQQCGSETRVGSAEILDTHRVDGWRMKPFAAGDVRANRTREGAYATTASPMTALRLFRPALAAVVTMKDGQPAHVASPERPAMRGEVVWCAGPWRSSGEWWTEQAWSRQEWDVAVRNEAGVAVYRIYHDEVEGKWRVEGSYD
- a CDS encoding error-prone DNA polymerase, which produces MYVELHSASAFSFLEGASVPEELAAVCAEQGMGAMAVVDRDGVYGAPRFHLAMKKAGLKAHIGAEVTFHVSSFTFPDGRRRLGSPARATRETRNVRPEPCVVPVLVANREGYQNLCRLVTRMKARGPKDAPAEATAATEADLQEHARGLICLTGGDDGPLAEALRRGGMEEGKREVERLARIFGRENVYVELQRHFLRDEEARNIFAVQVARELGLPIVASNGVRHAKPEERQILDAFTCLKHYRTLATAGRLLARNSERHVKSPAEMEKLFADLPEAIAATNEVSARLQFTLADLGYEFPRYPVEEGETMMSFLRQRTQEGFQERYGRAARDMRARARRQVERELALIEKLKLEGYFLIVWDIVRFCREQGILVQGRGSAANSAVCYSLGITAVDPVGMDLLFERFLSEERGEWPDIDLDLPSGEQRERAIQYVYRRYGERGAAMTANVITYRGRMAAREMGKVLGFDEDTIGRLSSLVGTWEYKDPDETLEKQFRYAGFDLRHPRMRKFLELCLAVQDLPRHLGQHSGGMVICQGQLDSVVPLEPASMPGRVVVQWDKEDCADLGIIKVDLLGLGMMAVLEDSIQLIRDHYGEEVDLAHLPADDPAVYAALQKADTVGMFQIESRAQMSCLPRLRPQKFYDIVVQVAIIRPGPIVGKMVNPFLERRQGRQQVTYPHRSLEPVLSRTLGVPLFQEQLLRMAMITAGFSGGEAEELRRAMGFKRSEKRMRDIEVKLRAGMARNGIAPGAQEQIIDSITSFALYGFPESHSASFALLAYASAYLKTHYLAAFTAALLNNQPMGFYHPSTVVKDAQRHGLRFLPVDVTKSDWLCAVEEEASRCTFQVSRDSNPDDVKRETGNVKPAVRLGLRYVRGLREDAAHALVCAREQRPFDSITDLARRVPELRRTELETLAAIGALNAIGSAGAAEQVSRVTFQVSGESTPDDVKRETRNVKPRLHRRDALWQVASASRGEGPLLRAVPEPDAASPLPAMDREERLVSDFRGTGLTVGPHPMAYRRNELKAKGICTAAELEKIPHGRWVCAAGCVIARQRPGTARGFVFLSLEDETGIANAIVTPDLFEQNRLLLVGEKFLLVEGVLQNLDNVISVKAHRVLPLPITEAETKSHDFH